The following is a genomic window from Paenibacillus sp. FSL R5-0766.
TGCGGCTGTATCACCGTATTTTCGGCATCTGACCCCGCTTAAAAATATGTGGATTGGTTCACTGCTTACCGATGAGTCTTTCGGCGTGGCGATGACACGTGCGATTGGCAGGGAAAGGCTTAGTGAACGCTGGATGCACGGTCTGAATATTACCGCGTACCTGAACTGGTTCGTAGCCAATATGGCGGGAGCGTACTTTGGACGCTGGATCACCAACCCGGAACGACTGGGTCTGGATTATGCCCTGCCAGCGATGTTTATTGGACTGGTTGTACTCCAGTTGGTGCATCGCAAAAACAAAAAAAAACACATTAATGTGGCTATTATCGCCGTGGTCTGTGTAATCTTCGCCAGCATGGCTTCACTTGGCAGCATGAGTGTCATTGTGGCTGCGGTCATTGCGGCAACGATGGGAGTGTTCATGGAACGATGGAAGTAAGATGGGATGTATTCTGGATTATTATGGGTTCGGCGCTGTTAACTTTTATCCCGCGTGTACTGCCACTGATGCTGTTCAGCAAGATACAGATTCCGATGTGGTTATTACGCTGGCTGGAGTATGTACCCGTAGCAGTCATGGCAGCGCTGATTGGTCAGGAACTGTTC
Proteins encoded in this region:
- a CDS encoding AzlD domain-containing protein, with translation MEVRWDVFWIIMGSALLTFIPRVLPLMLFSKIQIPMWLLRWLEYVPVAVMAALIGQELFMSGNQLVPITHNAALWASLPTIAVAIWTRSLLGTVLVGIVAMMILRYWIG
- a CDS encoding AzlC family ABC transporter permease, with amino-acid sequence MEEVQDQATFMQGVKDCIPTLLGYLSIGFAAGVIEMTAGLSLAETALLSLILYAGSAQFIAAGMLASNGSAVAIMFTIFFVNLRHLLLSAAVSPYFRHLTPLKNMWIGSLLTDESFGVAMTRAIGRERLSERWMHGLNITAYLNWFVANMAGAYFGRWITNPERLGLDYALPAMFIGLVVLQLVHRKNKKKHINVAIIAVVCVIFASMASLGSMSVIVAAVIAATMGVFMERWK